The following nucleotide sequence is from Candidatus Omnitrophota bacterium.
CGTGAGGCAAGGTCTTTCTTCAGGCAGGGCTTTTATGAAAAATCACAGCAGAAACTCAATGAAGTCCTTATTCTTGACCCGGATTATAGAAAGGCTAAGGTTTTGGCGTCTAAAATAGCTAAAATTCTCGACCGTTTAGAAAATCCTTCCACAAAAGAAGAGCAATAATAGTTTTGGAGTCGCCTATTTTCTTTTTCCGCACCATTTGAACAGCTTCATCCAGGTCAAATTCCATTTTTTCTATAAATTCATCATCGTCGGGTTTGGCCCCGGTGTGTTTAAGGTTTAATGCGGCGTAAACATATATTGTCTCGGTTGAAAAAGCGGCGCTCGGCTGGTATTTGGAAAGCAGTATGAATTTGCCTGCGGCCAAGCCGGCCTCTTCTTTCAGTTCCCTTTTTATACAGGCAAGGGGTTTTTCGCCGCGCGAGAGTTTTCCGGCCGGTATTTCAAGAGTGAATTTCCCCGCCGGATAACGGTACTGGCGTACAAGGACTACTCTGTTCCCGGGAAGAACAGGCAGAGCCCCGGCC
It contains:
- a CDS encoding NUDIX hydrolase, giving the protein MLKKEILVKKNRIYRGKAIDFLADSVRVQNGKTAVREYTDHPGAAGALPVLPGNRVVLVRQYRYPAGKFTLEIPAGKLSRGEKPLACIKRELKEEAGLAAGKFILLSKYQPSAAFSTETIYVYAALNLKHTGAKPDDDEFIEKMEFDLDEAVQMVRKKKIGDSKTIIALLLWKDFLNGREF